tgtgtgtctgtctgtctgtctgtctgtctgtctgtctgtctgtctgtctgtctgtctgtctgtctgtctgtctgtctgtcctgtctgtctgtctgtctgtctgtctgtctgtctgtctgtctttctgtctgtctgtctgtctgtctgtctgtctgcctgtctgtctttgtgtgagagtgcgtgtgaaGCATAAGTATCCAAAGACTTCAATCTATCAGAGGCAAGTGTCGACCTTGACTCTCCAGAGTCCATGCCACCAGTTGTTTTTAGCGATGGAATTAGTTGCGCGgtgctgcgtgtgcgtgtttgtgtgtgtgtgtgtgtgtgtgtgtgtgtgtgtgtgtgtgtgtgtgtgtgtgtgtgtgtgtgtgtgtgtgtgtgttgtgctggagcgacggcagcagagagagcgagTAGGAGCCTCTACGTTTTCGCCAGAGAACTTAACCCACGGGGAGGTACGAGCAGCTCCAGCGCTAGAACGCGCTGTtttatggcgacacattagtgccataaagcactaatgtgataaaaaatgcattcaggcgtattatattatttcacacgcgtagatattaactgcgagctcGCAAATCGTCTCTGCGTGCGCACTCAGAGCGCTGCTCCCCGAGCGAGGAAAACAGCTCCTCGAGAGCATTACCTCGCTGCAAGCGAGAGGGGGGAATAACTTTGGTCGCACAAAACAATCTCTCGCGcctaacagcctctcgcgaatgatgttctgctctctcGCTCAAATTAATTtcggcactatgggggagggaaccaaggcagggcaggCTCTCCTGTGATTGGCcatttctgaagcgcgatatttgattgacagccctcctcagccctcctctcattcattctgaattgtacagtcaatagacctctgaagaataagtcccgcctccgaggctccggtTCCATTGGTCAAATGTCTATCGGAAATAACATAttgtttttgaatgatcgtaggCCTACCTAACAAAtactgtaggtggcgaagaagtaaaagctgctcactTTTTGAACCACagactttttccatctagattccactcgggttttggattgtcggtgccgttaaagtagttaactattatgcattaaaattaaatttgagCGAGAGAGTAGAACATCATTCGATTGCGAGAGGCTGTTgggcgcgagaggctgttttgagCGACCAAAGTCATTCCCCCATCTCGCTTGCAACGAGGTAATGCTCTCTAGGAGCTGTTTTCCTCGCTAGGGGAGCAGCGCTCTGAGTGCGTGTGCAGAGATACTTTGCGCgttcgcagttaatatctacgagtgtgaaattatatataatacgcccgaatgcatgttttatcacattagtgctttatggcactaatgtgtcgccatactgTTTACGTCGTTTATCACGCACGTGGAGCTGCGTCCAGTGATCACCCCGTAAAGCGCGCTGTGATATTTTGTCTACGCATTAAAAGTTGGCGGAAGCGGTTGAAagccgtgtgtgagtgtgtgcacccTGTACATTTAGCGTCAATCATGCACTATATTCGTTAAATCATCGTGGACTATCTAGAAGGACTAAGCTACTTTATTTTTAGATGCCCATGAATCCCCATGTTTGTTTCTAGtgtaagggtgcactcacactaggccatctggccgttttcacacctaaccgtgctcaaatggccccattgttctctggcctgcactcacactaggccatctagcggtggccgttggccgtcgcaactgtggcctggccacggtaggctcttgtacatacgtcatcatgtcgtaagtaacacgtcatcaccaagcgtccgctgcatggaccataataaagtctgcagccagtcagagttttaacaacaacggaccacaacacagagaacacagttcgcactttgctgagtctgttgcttatttggatacatgtttaccgtttaatgggaaagaaggcttgtcGCCTTTATTGTGTctgtggtcgtcgcatggactatacgtcatccagctcaggttgcatagctgtgcgtgtgcgcgtgtcggctcattagcatctgtaccgtagcggcccgtaccgtagcagcacacctctcccaagtggccaaattggcctggcctggccagactggccacactcacactggcagatttgagcacggtgaGGTGTGAAAttggccacggccacggccagatggcctagtgtgagtgcaccctaaagcaagaaaaaaaaaaaaagtaagtttattttttttattaaataatatccggggctttagccccgaatgaaACAGCCTAGTGATGCCACTGCGTGAGTCACAAACCTACCCTACTCTATTAGGTAGGCTAGTGGGTGCCTGGGACGAAAAAAACCACCCTTCTGTTTGCTAAAAGGTTCTGTTTTAACTGCTGGATAATCCCCTTCCCTATCCAGGTTTGTATCACCGCAATGTGTCTGCATgactttctctccctttttcatTCAGGGTTAATTTAGGATCAAGAGAAGAGGGGAAAATATCAATGattaagagaaagagacagaagtgATGGGATGACAGAAATCCGTAATAAAGGCTAATTCAAATTAAGGGTAATCAACGTGTCCATTGAGCACCATGTACTTCTAATGGTGTTATTAAGGGTTATTAAGGTGTACGTCATTAAGGATCATGTAGCGTACTTAATAATGTTATCAAGGGTTATGAAGTTGTGCATTAAGCACCATGTACTTCTAATGATGTTATTAAGGGTCATCAAGGTTTGAATTAAGCATCAGAAAACGTTGTGCTATCAAATCCATTGCAATCTCACGTCATTGTGTCCAGTCGATGTACGTCTTGTAGTTTACTCTGACTTTAAGAAGTAGTCCATTTTATACCATTTTCTATTTGCTAGACCACATCCCTCAGTGGATGTGTTGTGGTTATTTCCCGCTTTGAGACATTGCTGTGGCCCTCAGGGTGTCTGGACATGGTCGCACTGGAGGGCCAGTTCACCTTCACCGCCGCCAGGCCCCAGCGTGGCTGCGCATCCTTCTTCATCGCTGAGCCCAACAAGGTGTTCAGCCTGTTCTACGACCACGTCAACATAAACTGTAGAGGAGGGGACTTCATCAAGGTGATGAGGCTGGATCCTTGAGCCCTACATGCTTTCCTCTTTTGAAGGACCTTTCAAGAACATAGATGTGTTCATGAAACCTCGATGTCAAGTTAGATGCTAGtcattttttctcttcttttgaCTTTATCATTTTTTGTACTGTAAGTGCCAATGATTTTTGTTACGGTCAAATTTAAAACCAAAAACAATTCTAACAAAAGTCATAGTTTTCCTCTGCACTCTCAGATAAGTTAATTTTCGTACTACGAGATTTTCAGAAACTCTTCCAGCAGTATTCCAGCAGCTGGttcacagcgtgtgtgtgattcaggTGTTTGACGGCTGGGTGATGAAGGGCCAGAGGTTCCCAAGTCTCCAAGACCACCCCCTGCCGCTGCACCAGCGCTACGTGGACTACTGCAACTCGGACGAGCTGTCCCGGAGGACCGGCGTGCGCTCCTCTCAGAACGTCTTCATGCTCTTCTTCCACATTCGCCACGCGGGCGACGGCTTCACCATCACCGTGCGCCAGCACCTCAACCCGTTCCGTGAGTCTCCCACCAGGGACCCCCTCCTGCGCTGGGGTCCTCCAGATGCACCTGGAGTCTGTTTTAACCCGCTTCCCTCCTAGTCCGGGCTGTACGAtggcatatactgtatatcaggggtcagcaaccttttcaacatgcagtgccagtttgacattttctcgttattgagtgtgccttaagcaacaatatattaaatattaggctgaattatgacacagcgaccaaaaacattttcagtagacctggaattgtactatttccatatagtccacaatcatttgtcaacattttaattgtttttttggtttacaTTTGCatcatgggcttacaaattatacttacatatgtcccatcttaaaacaccattttcagaaactcattcaaaaacatatttgcactgtgagaaatgtaaaaaacgagaatacatgagaatgttggaatcatccacatcaatatctttaagacatgtacagctttgcaaaaccatgtgaaggcggtgcatacaggccacttgcaacaatattttaagtagtttcttctctattactcacaacataggtttaaaaacgattaattgatcccatttcagaacactgctttctgtaactaatttaaCCATATTTGAACTAGGAGGAAATAccaaaaatagaataaagtacaaaaaaagtgtgtgccaatgattatgctgccccatgccagtggtggcacgcgttcctagggttgccgacccctgctgTATGTTTTATTAGGGTCTATGTATAACATCTTGCAATCCTTAAAATGTATATGCCTTAAGTTATCTGTTTTTAGGGTCCATTATAATGCAgtcaataaaatataaaattgtTGAATTTACATACTAACACATAAGTAGTTCCGAAGATAAGTGTGCACATTAGCTGCATCAGTATTCaatatgaatattatataagcacaggcacacacagacgtatgcacacacacacacacacacacacacacacacacacacacacccacacacacacacacacacacacacacacacacacacacacacacacacactatttagaGGCTTGAAGGCACAAACCCATTATGCATTCACATCTACACAACTCTACGCACAGCACTCACAAACACTATGGAGTTAGAAttatgccaaaaccccgcacaccacaaaacgtgttttgctcacgcacaacgattcacacacacacaaaacgtgttttactcacgcacaatgattcacacacacacgctcagtgtggtttgcaaatacaaaacatcacaaaactaatgcattttgcttcagaaacaaatacagtatgttttacacatagtacaaactaaaatctttcaagtacaaactaaaatctttcaagtacaaaaaaaaatccttcaagtacacaaaacaattctacaagtacggaacactgaAAGCTGCGCGTGAATCGGAAGGCATTTGCGCgtggatcagcaaggcggaaaattagtgccaaaagtcacgtgacagaCAAATGTCttgtgattcacactacacaacagcaggtggcgctgttgagtcagtttaaggccgccagggcGATCATTTTTTccccccaaaatctttatttgatgccggccaaccgtgtgtggattctatggaaagccaagaaggccactaactggccctagaatggcgcggtaaaagtgctaaaccgcacggaaaccgtacggaaaccgtacggaaaccgtacggaatccgtgcggtttggcagggacagcgccacctgctgttgtgtagtgtgaatcacaggacatttgttttgtcacgtgacttttggcactaattttccacCTTGCTGATCCACGTGCAAATgccttccgatccacgcgcagctttcagtgttccgtacttgtagaattgttttgtgtactttaaggatttttttttgtacttgaaagattttagttCGTActatgtgtaaaacatactgtatttgtttttgaagcaaaatgcattagtttgtgaaagatgttttgtatttgtaaaccacactgagtgtgtgtgtgaatcgttgtgcgtgagcaaaacacgttttgcgtgtgtgaggggttttggcatgattctaactccataaaACACATCCCAATcccggtttgtgtgtgtgtgtgttcccccctcAGCCTGTAACATCATCTCCCAGACACCAGAGGGCAGGTTCACCATGGTAGTCCCCCAACAGCACAGGAACTGCAGCTTCTCCATCATATACCCTGTGCAGCTCCAGATCTCAGCCTTCAGCCTTGGACGCCGCAGTGACCCTGCCCTTCCCAAGGTGACTGCACCACGTCCGTAAAGCAGACATCCCACAACGCCCTGTGAACGCAGCACGGGGGCCGTGATCCCTTTAGGTTCAAGCATGGCGACTGTACATTAGGTTTTAGCTTTTCAAGTGTGTTTTCAGTATTTTTTGTGGTGTGCACCAGGGCTCCATATTCGGACCTCTACCTTTACTCAGCCTTAAGCAACAGTCCTTGTTGAGCCATTATTGGAATATTAATAACCCAAACTGTTCTTAAACTGACATCACCTTTTCACAGATGTCAGTAACAGGATGTTCAGAAGCTGGGGATTTTGTGGAGTTGCTGGGAGGAAGTGGCCTGGACACATCACAAATGTCTCCTATAGCAGAGCTCTGCTCTTCCTTCAATGGACCCAGTAAGTATTCAATTAGCTTTTATTATCTTTCAATACAATGCAAACATTATCCAGCTTTTATAGGGCTTGTAGATCGCAACGCAACTTCTCAGTGACCACCGCATATTTTGAAAGAATACGATCTTTAGAATGTTAGATATGTTGTTCCGGTCATTGTTTGGTAGCTAATGTTGTTATTATTGGTCACTATGGGCAGAAATTATGTGTTTGAAACTAGGATTTTACACTTACTCTCCTGAGTGATCTCAacaaaaaaatcccatgatgcattctgatgtggaAGTCCTATAGAACTGAACCTCTCATACCAAATACGAAACAGGGATGATTAAAATGAACATTATCATTGTCAGATAATCAGAGTCAGTCATACTGTTGTTATGTATCTCCAGCTCAGATGAAGATCGGATGTGACAACACGGTGTTGAGGCTGGTCTCCAGCGGGAGGTTTGTCAACACCTTGACCTTCAGCTACAACCTGCTGGACCAGCACGACCTCAACAGTGTGGACGGTTTCTGTTTCACCGAGTGATGCTCCGCAGAGTGATGACCGAGACTCATGGGTCAGGGGACATTGATCTCAAAGAAAAAATACCATTGCTTTGTTTgctatttttctttgtttttacaTCACTGATAACATTTGATCATTGTGTTGCGTTTATGGTTTTGATTTTGCAGAGCTGGAATAAAACAACTTTTGTATGTAAGCCGTGACCTCAACATTTGCCGTCATTGAtgttcatttaatttaaacgatattcctttttttttggaaGATGTCTATAAGGGTAGAATAATAgaaaacaaatatcaaaaagAAGGCTtccttaaagggcccctattccTCCACCAGCTCTCAGATCtcttttgtgacatcacaactgTGAGTGGCCACCTGTCAACCTCCTTCCAGTCCTGGGTGACATTGTGATGTTACAAATTGTAATGTTAAACCCAACATTTCCTTTGATTATGTATATTtgagtatttattttttgtattaaagCTTCTAACAATATAAGTTTGAAGAATATATTCGTGGCTAACATTCTTTTAAATAGAATGATGGCATGAATGCTTGAATGCTTTTATCTATTAAGTGATCAAGGATTGTATGTTGCGATGAGTTTTGCCACATTGCATAAAGGAATGTGCAAAATAATTACGTTAACAAAATGGTCTTATGGccatctttaaaaaatatattcaaactGTTTTAAGACATACCTGTCAATTTCCcggatgtaaatgtaaataaaaaaggttttgtgGAATGAATAattgagattaaaaaaatatgaataagaTCATTGCATTGGAAATGAATGACTCCCCATAAATGAATATAATATCATAATTACTGATTACAATTCACTTATATTGGAAATTATATGATCAAAAATATGTCTGATTTTGGATGATCTCAGGTCTAAAGTTAGGTCTAGGAGCCTCAAGGAGCAGAGCTGTGACTGACACCTTCTCTAAATTGCCATTTATTAAATAATCCTCCCAATGCTATTTCAAAGATGTTTTGCAAAGTCACAAATTCCTTTTTACTGACATGCGAGCACTAGAGAGCATTGCCACAGACAAAAGCCATCCATTCACTATTGTTGTATGTTGCAAAAAGGGGTTGACCCTGATAGATAAGAACGACCCTAAACTAACTGTAACCATACGTTTAGTAAAGGAGATTCTTGTTGCATTAAGACTTTCGAGCTCTATTTTATTGTGGTATTATGGTTGCAATAACATTATCTTCCACTTTCAAAAAGCCAGCAAGGGAGTTACTAACACCATGGTGGTCAGAATGATTATGTgaatactagtgctgtcaagtgattcaaatatttaatcgagATTAATCGCAACAATGTCATAGTTATCTCACGATTAATCGTacaatttttttctattctaaatgtcccttgatttcgtgctgctagccttgagatcagagtgttgagaaggaccgtaataaaatatatttggtaagatggatataagaagagagacccgcagtgaattcaacccggtccacttgacatcgggtaggtgcatgacagtggtaggcctaacgtaaaacttcaatagcccaggctcttatttgtttcaatctcagaactttcgaacaaaactcatgttcagcaaagatgggaaatactatgaaatgtattatttaaaccagtatgaatattcctaccgtacgaaGGCCTATACACAataccaggctatcgaataacccctacacaaacacacacacacacacacacacacacacacacacacacacacacacacacacacacacacacacacacacacacacacacacacacattcatggcaGTGAGCTCATAGTTTGGTTCAGGGCAGATTGCATGAGGCCACTCCATCTCATGATCTGCTCCATCCGTCTGCTCAAGTTCgcagacccctccccccccacatcccACCCCCACCTGCCCCACGACCCCCACCTTGTCTGATAGCATctcaataataaatatagagaGTGTAATCAACCCGCCAGGGGCTGTGTCCGTGATTGAAGCATGGGATGAGCCCTATCACAGAGCAGCACCTGGCCCAGAGTCACAGTGATGGATATTGAGCTGGGCTCCTGGGTGACACGCTGGTTGTGATCCTCTGGTCAGGATGTTTCTGTATGATGCCATGGTGAGGAGTGAATCTGGAGCCATGCATTTCACCAGTTGACATTATTGACATGTTGTTTGTAGATTATTTGTAGCCTCCAGAGTCAGTATACAGAATCAAATCGAGGCATCGGTTTATTTTGAGTGagtctttttttattgaagGTCTAGTTAGCAGAGTGGTGTGGAGTGATTAACTGGAGTGTGGTTAACTGGGATGTGGTTAACTGTGGTGTGGTCAACTGGGGTTTGGTTAACTGGGATGTGTTTAACTGGGGTGTGGTTAACTGTGATGTTGTTAACTTGTGTGTGGTGAGGTTAACATGGATGTGGTGTGGTTAACTATGGTGGGGTTAACTAGGGTATGGTTAACTCAGGTGTGGTTAACTGGGGTGTGTTTGAGTTAACTggtttagggtagggttaggtaaGGTTAACTGGTGTGGGTTTGTTAACTGGTTGAGGGTTTAGTTAGGTTAACTGGTGTGGGGTGGTTATCTGGGTAAGGGTTatgttaggttaagtggggtgaCTTACTGCGTTACTGCGCAGCATGaaaattaaatgttttttcatGAACATAAAAAGCTTCTTACCAAGCACTGAGGTACCAGACAGACAATGtaatccctctgtctctctatcaccctccctctccatccatatatggtattaataaaaaaacataatttccTTCACTGTATCTACCCAGAAAAACTCCAGTCCCCAAGAACAGcttttcattttgtgttttctCCCTCATCTGGAGTAGGGAAGATTACATCCTCTAGGTGCTATTACGTGTGTTTTCTCTTCTTATATATATCTCCCTCCCCAGGGTCATCAAGGCTGAGAGGGaggtcaggtgtgtgtgcgtacgtgtgcggGTATGTgtaggggcgggggggatggAGACTATAGAATTGTAGAATGAAGAATATAAAGCACAATCAAACAAGGGTGGACGTCATCGGATGCAAAGCCCCCCGCTGTTCTGACCAGGATTATGGGCTTGGACCGCGGACTGCACCGTGGCATAATCCCTGGGTGTTGGGCGATTGTCCTAAAATGGATGGACTGCTGCGTTTGTTCTAACGAAGCAGCTTTAAGTAATCGGTTTCCAAGTGTCACCTGGAAGCAGATCTCTGGTCTATTCGGGGCCTGCTGCTGAATGCTGGCCGATGGTCAATACAACTGAATGGTGAGGCTCCAGGCTGAACATCAACACTTCATTCATTCagtcttcattcattcatgggTTCATCTTAAGCAGTGGGAGGCCAGTCCGTGGACCGGATTATTTTCTGAATATCATAATTGTTTGGATTTGTTTTGCCGTTGAAATATGTAAGCATGTAGGCATGTTGAGTAACCATATACATCCATAATATCATTTTAAatactcattgccaaagcaatCCTCACATTGTTTCAACTGGTTTATTCACATAACCTTCATGTCGTGTCACTAATTGTATGTTTTCGCTTGCTGCCGTATGAGCTGAAGAATATCCCTCAAGCGTCTCCTAAGTGTCCTAAAGAGAGTGACGCATGCgtggcagaggagggggggtggagagtagggggggggggctccggggCCCGTCTCGGAGACTCTCTCGCCAGGTAGCGatctgggtgaggaggagacagaaggaggacagaggagagagtgtCCTCTGCTGTAATTGCTTTGTGCCTTGTCTTCACATTGAAGGCAGCCTGCTCTACGACCTAAAAAACTGAATCTGCCATTCGTCAATCTGACCCAAAATTACACATTTGATCGTGGTACAGCACCCCCGATTGACAGGTTTAAGGAACAACAATACATCTCACAGAACAAAAGCTAGAGACTGCGTATTTTTCCCATAAAAGAGGAATCAAGACAATCAAGTTTATTCAGTTGGGGGCTGAGGTAATCAGAAGATTAAAAAATAGACACCATTCAAGGGGGCACATAAGGATTTAGGATTAAGATAGAGATGTATGGTTTATTTTATATGAAGCAAGGGATTAAAGGCGCGTTCATGGTCCTAGTAATAACGAGATGCCTCGTagtgatgacgctcacgctTACGTGAGCGTAAGCGTGAGCGTGAACTCACGCCTTTCAACGTGAGTTGAAAGGCGGAAGGTAAATCAATACAGATACCCGAGAAACTGGCAGCAGAAAAGAGTAACAAAGGCATCAGCCACACGCAACACAACGTCCTGACACGCAAACTTGGCATTCAACGCTGCCACAGGGCTCTCGGCCCCAAACCGAACGGAAGAAGAAAGTTCACCTGAACGGAAATAGAGGGTATTTTGACCAGGATTACCCAACGGAGACCCAGAAGAAGACTTCTTCATCAGAAAACTTCTTAagggagacatattatggtgttttcccaacaacaagacatagtatatgagttccagaaaacaagTTTTCAAAGCTCTTTGTTGGAAATAGCTGCACAGCATAGAGGGTTACTTTCAgtaatgcatatctcactcaaaaaatcttgtacagactttttttaaagattgtatgtgtatgggagcaccagagacccaaaacaacaacccaAATCCTGGGGAAAGTGtggttttcataatatgtcccctttaaagaaaAGGGGCTTCGCTTTAAGTCTCCGCCACCAACAAGACTGTGGGTGTTTTTTGATGGTGGTCCCGTCACCTACAGCAGTGTGGACGAGGCGATGGCGGATCTGATGAAGAGGGGGCTTGCAACGGACGTCGACGGAGAGGAAAGACGCAACGCTCCGGCCCCAGCAGCGATGGAGTGGCTGAAGAAAATCTCCTGGGAGACGGTGAACGCCAAGCGCAGGAGCCAGACAGCAAGACAAGAGAGAGCGCAGAGGTTGCTCCGCGGATTTAGCCATGATACAGGGGACACAACTTGATTTTCCTACAGGGTGAGATGAGTCAGCCCCGCACAGGGGTGGACGGGGTaagaagaattaaaaaaaataataaaga
The nucleotide sequence above comes from Gadus chalcogrammus isolate NIFS_2021 chromosome 4, NIFS_Gcha_1.0, whole genome shotgun sequence. Encoded proteins:
- the crhbp gene encoding corticotropin-releasing factor-binding protein — its product is MERAFRERLFFALLCLSVPRRDCRYIEDNEVTQDELFSVLNSDLKRELPDASMYRRPLRCLDMVALEGQFTFTAARPQRGCASFFIAEPNKVFSLFYDHVNINCRGGDFIKVFDGWVMKGQRFPSLQDHPLPLHQRYVDYCNSDELSRRTGVRSSQNVFMLFFHIRHAGDGFTITVRQHLNPFPCNIISQTPEGRFTMVVPQQHRNCSFSIIYPVQLQISAFSLGRRSDPALPKMSVTGCSEAGDFVELLGGSGLDTSQMSPIAELCSSFNGPTQMKIGCDNTVLRLVSSGRFVNTLTFSYNLLDQHDLNSVDGFCFTE